A window of the Halobacterium hubeiense genome harbors these coding sequences:
- a CDS encoding DNA topoisomerase I, producing the protein MELIVTEKNNAARRIADILSEGGATTDTTAGVNVYEWGGRRCIGLSGHVVGMDFPPEYSDWRDVEPAELVHADVVKEPTQEDIVNALQRLAREADSVVIATDYDREGELIGKEAYELVRDVNEEAPIQRVRFSSITDNEVKSAFADPDDVDFDLAAAGEARQIIDLVWGAALTRFLSLSARQMGEDFISVGRVQSPTLKLIVDKEREIEAFEPDDYWELFADLAKDGTEFEAQYFYEGEDGNEAERVWDEDAAERAFSVLREAGEAVVQSVSRRTRSDDPPAPFNTTQFIRAAGSLGYSAGRAMSIAEDLYTAGYITYPRTDNTVYPEDLDERELLGEFEQTVFGDDAELLLERDDLSPTEGDEETTDHPPIHPTPDFPDRNQLSEDEWEVYELVVRRFFATLAEPAVWEHLRVVADADGESLKANGKRLLEEGYHAVYPYFNTSENYVPDVDEGDHLDLTDPRMEAKQTQPPRRYGQSRLIETMEDMGIGTKSTRHNTIEKLYDRGYIEGDPPRPTTLAKAVVEAAEEYADLVVSEQMTSELEGDMTAIADGEKSLDEVTAESREILDRVFDELTESREEIGDHLRDSLKADKTLGECPECGDTLLVRRSRTGSYFVGCDGYPECRFTLPLPSTGEPLVLEETCEEHGLHEVKMLAGRDTFVHGCPLCAAEEAEESEDRVIGACPECGDEEGGELAIKQLQTGSRLVGCTRYPDCDYSLPLPRRGDIEVTDTYCDEHDLPELVVHDGDDDEPWELGCPICNYEEYQQRQRKQGVEALDGIGPATAEKLEDAGIEDVGDLASADADELAESVSGVSAENVREWQAQAD; encoded by the coding sequence GTGGAACTCATCGTCACAGAGAAGAACAACGCCGCGCGACGCATCGCCGACATCCTCTCGGAGGGAGGGGCAACCACCGACACGACCGCTGGCGTGAACGTCTACGAGTGGGGCGGCCGCCGCTGCATCGGGCTCTCCGGCCACGTCGTCGGCATGGACTTCCCGCCCGAGTACAGCGACTGGCGGGACGTCGAGCCCGCCGAACTCGTGCACGCCGACGTCGTCAAGGAGCCCACGCAGGAGGACATCGTGAACGCGCTCCAGCGGCTCGCCCGCGAGGCCGACAGCGTCGTCATCGCGACTGACTACGACCGCGAGGGCGAACTCATCGGGAAGGAGGCCTACGAGCTCGTGCGCGACGTCAACGAGGAGGCGCCCATCCAGCGGGTGCGCTTCTCCTCGATTACGGACAACGAGGTGAAGTCCGCGTTCGCGGACCCCGACGACGTGGACTTCGACCTCGCGGCGGCGGGCGAAGCCCGCCAAATCATCGACCTCGTGTGGGGGGCCGCGCTCACTCGATTCCTCTCGCTGTCCGCCCGGCAGATGGGCGAGGACTTCATCTCCGTAGGCCGCGTGCAGTCGCCGACGCTGAAGCTCATCGTGGACAAGGAGCGCGAGATAGAGGCGTTCGAGCCCGACGACTACTGGGAGCTGTTCGCCGACCTCGCGAAAGACGGGACGGAGTTCGAGGCGCAGTACTTCTACGAGGGTGAGGACGGCAACGAGGCCGAGCGCGTCTGGGACGAGGACGCCGCCGAGCGCGCGTTCTCGGTGCTCCGCGAGGCCGGCGAGGCGGTCGTGCAGTCCGTCTCCCGGCGCACCCGGAGCGACGACCCGCCGGCGCCGTTCAACACCACGCAGTTCATCCGCGCTGCTGGCTCGCTGGGCTACTCGGCGGGCCGCGCGATGAGCATCGCCGAGGACCTCTACACGGCGGGCTACATCACGTACCCGCGGACGGACAACACCGTCTACCCCGAGGACTTGGACGAGCGCGAACTGCTCGGGGAGTTCGAGCAGACCGTCTTCGGCGACGACGCCGAGCTGCTGCTGGAGCGGGACGACCTCTCGCCGACGGAGGGCGACGAGGAGACGACCGACCACCCGCCGATTCACCCGACCCCGGACTTCCCCGACCGGAACCAGCTCTCGGAGGACGAGTGGGAGGTGTACGAGCTGGTCGTGCGGCGCTTCTTCGCGACGCTCGCCGAGCCCGCCGTCTGGGAGCACCTGCGTGTCGTCGCGGACGCCGACGGCGAATCCCTCAAGGCGAACGGGAAGCGCCTGCTCGAAGAAGGCTACCACGCGGTCTACCCGTACTTCAACACGAGCGAGAACTACGTGCCGGACGTCGACGAGGGCGACCACCTCGACCTCACCGACCCGCGGATGGAGGCCAAGCAGACCCAGCCGCCCCGCCGGTACGGGCAGAGCCGGCTCATCGAGACGATGGAGGACATGGGCATCGGGACGAAGTCCACGCGCCACAACACCATCGAGAAGCTCTACGACCGCGGCTACATCGAGGGCGACCCGCCGCGCCCGACGACGCTCGCGAAGGCGGTCGTGGAGGCCGCCGAGGAGTACGCCGACCTCGTGGTCAGCGAGCAGATGACCAGCGAACTGGAGGGCGACATGACCGCCATCGCGGACGGCGAGAAGTCACTCGACGAGGTCACCGCCGAGTCCCGCGAGATTCTGGACCGCGTCTTCGACGAGCTCACCGAGTCCCGCGAGGAAATCGGCGACCACCTCCGCGACTCCCTGAAGGCGGACAAGACGCTCGGGGAGTGCCCCGAGTGCGGCGACACGCTACTCGTGCGGCGCTCGCGGACGGGCTCGTACTTCGTGGGCTGTGACGGCTACCCCGAGTGTCGGTTCACGCTCCCGCTTCCTTCGACGGGCGAGCCGCTCGTCTTGGAGGAGACCTGTGAGGAACACGGACTCCACGAGGTGAAGATGCTCGCGGGCCGGGACACGTTCGTCCACGGCTGTCCGCTCTGTGCGGCCGAGGAAGCCGAGGAGAGCGAGGACCGCGTCATCGGCGCGTGTCCCGAGTGCGGCGACGAGGAGGGCGGCGAGCTCGCTATCAAGCAGCTCCAGACCGGCAGCCGGCTCGTCGGCTGCACGCGCTACCCGGACTGCGACTACTCGCTGCCGCTCCCGCGCCGCGGCGACATCGAAGTCACGGACACCTACTGCGACGAACACGACCTCCCCGAGCTCGTCGTCCACGACGGCGACGACGACGAACCGTGGGAGCTCGGCTGCCCTATCTGCAACTACGAGGAGTACCAGCAGCGCCAGCGCAAGCAGGGCGTGGAGGCGCTGGACGGCATCGGCCCCGCGACGGCGGAGAAGCTCGAAGACGCGGGCATCGAGGACGTCGGCGACCTCGCGAGCGCGGACGCCGACGAACTCGCGGAGTCGGTGTCGGGCGTGAGCGCGGAGAACGTCCGCGAGTGGCAGGCGCAGGCGGACTAG
- the nreA gene encoding DNA repair protein NreA has product MRLDDYIEGLQPDEDVQRRQLAEEKSYEVLEYLDDVESGFESAVQGDTLVGATAPSVFVGRSSYPNVSAGILSPVAGGADPEEYATSGEWYQQGLDIDNVLQYRTGLLNSRRSANVNVHDVWDGFVGTQREVAMADRPVDVEIGLSDTPDFDASEYTNPAANAPSGPNASAESAALTENPHVPRYVEKTLEDDDWAAEGAMTYLYRRGFDVYDINRVLSVGALGQADHRRLVPTRWSITAVDDTIGQFLRGRIRDNPSVNRVTVHVNEYMGNRYWVVLAPGSWEYELVEMKAPGSIWNPDPAGDIWMASASEGYEGRTGYVDETAGAYYASRLGVLEHLDSIGRQAKALVLREVSDDYWAPVGVWQVRESVRNAFDTEPGESESFHGAVREVVDHLPVSLAALRRKSSMVAGVQSDLSEFS; this is encoded by the coding sequence GTGCGTCTCGACGACTACATCGAGGGACTCCAGCCCGACGAGGACGTCCAGCGGCGCCAGCTCGCTGAGGAGAAGTCCTACGAGGTGCTGGAGTACCTCGACGACGTCGAATCCGGGTTCGAGTCCGCCGTGCAGGGGGACACGCTCGTCGGCGCGACCGCGCCCTCCGTGTTCGTCGGGCGGTCGTCGTACCCGAACGTCTCCGCGGGCATCCTCTCGCCGGTCGCCGGCGGCGCCGACCCCGAGGAGTACGCGACCAGCGGCGAGTGGTACCAGCAGGGACTGGACATCGACAACGTCCTCCAGTACCGGACAGGCCTGCTGAACTCGCGGCGCTCCGCGAACGTGAACGTCCACGACGTCTGGGACGGCTTCGTCGGCACGCAGCGCGAGGTCGCGATGGCCGACCGGCCCGTGGACGTCGAAATCGGGCTCTCGGACACGCCGGACTTCGACGCCAGCGAGTACACGAACCCGGCGGCGAACGCGCCGTCCGGCCCGAACGCGAGTGCGGAGTCCGCGGCGCTCACCGAGAACCCCCACGTGCCGCGGTACGTCGAGAAGACGCTGGAAGACGACGACTGGGCGGCGGAGGGCGCGATGACGTACCTCTACCGCCGCGGCTTTGACGTCTACGACATCAACCGCGTGCTCTCCGTGGGCGCGCTCGGGCAGGCCGACCACCGCCGGCTCGTCCCGACGCGGTGGTCGATTACGGCCGTCGACGACACCATCGGGCAGTTCCTCCGCGGGCGGATTCGGGACAACCCCAGCGTGAATCGCGTGACGGTCCACGTCAACGAGTACATGGGCAACCGCTACTGGGTGGTGCTGGCGCCCGGCTCGTGGGAGTACGAGCTCGTGGAGATGAAGGCCCCCGGAAGCATCTGGAACCCCGACCCCGCGGGCGACATCTGGATGGCGTCGGCGAGCGAGGGCTACGAGGGCCGCACGGGCTACGTCGACGAGACGGCGGGCGCGTACTACGCCTCGCGGCTCGGCGTGCTCGAACACCTCGACAGCATCGGCCGGCAGGCGAAGGCGCTCGTGCTCCGCGAGGTCAGCGACGACTACTGGGCGCCCGTCGGCGTCTGGCAGGTGCGAGAGAGCGTCCGCAACGCCTTCGACACCGAGCCGGGCGAGAGCGAGTCGTTCCACGGCGCCGTCCGGGAGGTCGTCGACCACCTCCCCGTCTCGCTGGCCGCGCTGCGTCGCAAGTCCAGCATGGTCGCGGGCGTCCAGAGCGACCTCTCGGAGTTCTCGTAG